The proteins below are encoded in one region of Brassica napus cultivar Da-Ae chromosome A6, Da-Ae, whole genome shotgun sequence:
- the LOC106378844 gene encoding protein MALE DISCOVERER 1 isoform X1, translating to MGCRWNPIGFQFSCFMFLIITLQSRSSLSLNSEGFVLLKFLERVDSDPHGTLANWNVSDDHMCSWFGVTCVDNKVQMVNLSGCSLGGTLAPELSQLSELTSLVLSKNNLFGDIPNEFGTFPKLKLLDLRDNKLSGVVPPELNKMLTPENLLLSGNKFAGFMKIKFLRLQSLYQVQLNKHKELSSASNAVFGCVNRKLGYCVSRRRLLRLNKAQAFVLRIKATSRMLQREPQGENYDMNYPPSSLQNESSVLRRRELLEGTSNLAAMPAPDAPSPSPDTITIVFPRSSGSFPALTTAKKRIPPLIPPSLPPTAEYNNNTSSDPPRQFEEETKGSTAVWLYVVIGVAAFVAVLIVIGVIFFCRKRAVKSIGPWKTGLSGQLQKAFVTGVPKLNRSELETACEDFSNIIEAFDGYTVYKGTLSSGVEIAVASTAVLETREWTRAMEMTYRRKIDTMSRVNHKNFVNLIGYCEEAEPFNRMMVFEYAPNGTLFEHLHDKEMEHLDWSARMRIIMGTAYCLQYMHELNPPIAHSKLVSSRIYLTDDYAAKVGEVAFSSQTGLKSRKPMSGDLDQSSLPLPAEPETNVYSFGVLMLEIISGRLSESDEEGSILKWASKYLESDHLKDMIDPTLTTFKEEDLEVICDVARHCLRNDQSQRPTMKDVVEQLKQVINISPEQATPRLSPLWWAELEILSSEAT from the exons ATGGGTTGTCGATGGAATCCTATTGGATTTCAATTCTCTTGCTTCATGTTCTTGATCATTACCCTTCAGTCTCGTTCCTCGTTATCCCTCAACTCCGAAG GATTTGTGCTGTTGAAATTCCTGGAAAGAGTGGACTCTGATCCTCATGGAACTCTTGCGAATTGGAATGTTTCTGATGATCATATGTGTTCTTGGTTTGGTGTAACGTGTGTCGACAATAAAGTCCAGATGGT GAATCTTAGTGGATGCTCTTTGGGAGGAACTTTAGCTCCTGAGCTTAGTCAATTAAGTGAATTAACATCTCT agtactatccaagaacaatctctttggTGACATTCCAAATGAATTTGGGACTTTTCCAAAACTGAAGTTGTTGGATTTACGGGATAATAAGCTAAGCGGAGTAGTTCCACCTGAGCTAAACAAAATGTTGACACCAGAGAACTT GTTGCTTTCTGGTAACAAATTTGCCGGGTTTATGAAGATAAAGTTCCTGAGACTTCAATCGCTATATCAAGTCCAGTTAAACAAGCATAAAGAGCTGTCTTCTGCTTCCAATGCTGTCTTCGGCTGCGTCAATAGAAAACTTGGATACTG TGTTTCAAGGAGAAGATTGTTAAGACTAAACAAAGCACAAGCTTTCGTATTGCGGATTAAAGCAACTTCAAGAAT GCTTCAAAGGGAACCTCAAGGGGAGAACTATGACATGAATTATCCCCCAA GTTCTTTACAGAATGAAAGTAGTGTCCTCAGGAGGCGTGAGTTACTAGAGGGAACAAGTAATTTAGCAGCTATGCCTGCACCAGATGCTCCTAGTCCTTCTCCTGACACTATAACCATAGTGTTTCCTCGAAGCAGCGGGTCTTTTCCCGCGTTAACCACTGCAAAGAAGAGGATACCTCCATTGATCCCTCCTTCTCTTCCTCCAACAGCTGAGTACAACAACAATACAAGCTCTGACCCTCCAaggcaatttgaagaagaaacaaaagggTCTACTGCTGTTTGGTTGTATGTTGTTATCGGCGTTGCTGCTTTTGTAGCGGTGCTGATAGTAATAGGGGTTATATTCTTCTGCCGGAAAAGAGCTGTCAAGAGTATAGGTCCATGGAAAACTGGTTTAAGTGGACAGTTGCAGAAAGCTTTTGTTACTG GTGTACCGAAGCTAAACCGGTCTGAACTAGAAACAGCTTGTGAAGATTTCAGTAATATTATTGAAGCATTTGATGGGTACACTGTCTATAAAGGAACATTGTCAAGTGGTGTTGAGATTGCTGTTGCTTCAACCGCTGTTTTGGAAACTAGAGAATGGACAAGAGCTATGGAAATGACTTACCGCAGAAAG ATTGATACAATGTCAAGAGTCAACCACAAGAACTTTGTGAATCTAATTGGATACTGTGAAGAAGCTGAACCATTTAATAGGATGATGGTTTTTGAATATGCTCCAAATGGAACTCTTTTCGAACATTTGCACG ACAAGGAAATGGAGCATCTTGATTGGAGCGCGAGGATGAGGATAATAATGGGAACTGCTTATTGTCTGCAATATATGCACGAGCTTAATCCGCCGATCGCGCATTCTAAATTAGTCTCATCAAGAATCTACTTAACCGATGATTACGCAGCCAAG GTCGGAGAGGTTGCTTTCAGCTCACAAACAGGGCTAAAATCGAGAAAACCGATGAGTGGTGATTTAGATCAATCTTCATTGCCATTACCAGCTGAACCAGAGACTAATGTCTATAGCTTTGGAGTATTAATGCTTGAGATTATATCCGGAAGGCTCTCCGAATCAGATGAAGAAGGATCAATTCTGAAATGG GCATCAAAGTATCTGGAGAGTGATCATTTGAAAGATATGATTGATCCTACATTAACAACGTTTAAAGAAGAGGACCTTGAAGTGATCTGTGATGTGGCAAGGCATTGTCTGAGAAATGACCAAAGTCAACGACCAACGATGAAAGATGTTGTTGAACAACTGAAACAAGTAATCAACATTTCTCCAGAACAAGCTACACCGAGACTCTCTCCTCTTTGGTGGGCAGAACTTGAGATCTTATCCTCTGAAGCTACTTAA
- the LOC106378844 gene encoding protein MALE DISCOVERER 1 isoform X2 — protein sequence MGCRWNPIGFQFSCFMFLIITLQSRSSLSLNSEGFVLLKFLERVDSDPHGTLANWNVSDDHMCSWFGVTCVDNKVQMVNLSGCSLGGTLAPELSQLSELTSLVLSKNNLFGDIPNEFGTFPKLKLLDLRDNKLSGVVPPELNKMLTPENLLLSGNKFAGFMKIKFLRLQSLYQVQLNKHKELSSASNAVFGCVNRKLGYWLQREPQGENYDMNYPPSSLQNESSVLRRRELLEGTSNLAAMPAPDAPSPSPDTITIVFPRSSGSFPALTTAKKRIPPLIPPSLPPTAEYNNNTSSDPPRQFEEETKGSTAVWLYVVIGVAAFVAVLIVIGVIFFCRKRAVKSIGPWKTGLSGQLQKAFVTGVPKLNRSELETACEDFSNIIEAFDGYTVYKGTLSSGVEIAVASTAVLETREWTRAMEMTYRRKIDTMSRVNHKNFVNLIGYCEEAEPFNRMMVFEYAPNGTLFEHLHDKEMEHLDWSARMRIIMGTAYCLQYMHELNPPIAHSKLVSSRIYLTDDYAAKVGEVAFSSQTGLKSRKPMSGDLDQSSLPLPAEPETNVYSFGVLMLEIISGRLSESDEEGSILKWASKYLESDHLKDMIDPTLTTFKEEDLEVICDVARHCLRNDQSQRPTMKDVVEQLKQVINISPEQATPRLSPLWWAELEILSSEAT from the exons ATGGGTTGTCGATGGAATCCTATTGGATTTCAATTCTCTTGCTTCATGTTCTTGATCATTACCCTTCAGTCTCGTTCCTCGTTATCCCTCAACTCCGAAG GATTTGTGCTGTTGAAATTCCTGGAAAGAGTGGACTCTGATCCTCATGGAACTCTTGCGAATTGGAATGTTTCTGATGATCATATGTGTTCTTGGTTTGGTGTAACGTGTGTCGACAATAAAGTCCAGATGGT GAATCTTAGTGGATGCTCTTTGGGAGGAACTTTAGCTCCTGAGCTTAGTCAATTAAGTGAATTAACATCTCT agtactatccaagaacaatctctttggTGACATTCCAAATGAATTTGGGACTTTTCCAAAACTGAAGTTGTTGGATTTACGGGATAATAAGCTAAGCGGAGTAGTTCCACCTGAGCTAAACAAAATGTTGACACCAGAGAACTT GTTGCTTTCTGGTAACAAATTTGCCGGGTTTATGAAGATAAAGTTCCTGAGACTTCAATCGCTATATCAAGTCCAGTTAAACAAGCATAAAGAGCTGTCTTCTGCTTCCAATGCTGTCTTCGGCTGCGTCAATAGAAAACTTGGATACTG GCTTCAAAGGGAACCTCAAGGGGAGAACTATGACATGAATTATCCCCCAA GTTCTTTACAGAATGAAAGTAGTGTCCTCAGGAGGCGTGAGTTACTAGAGGGAACAAGTAATTTAGCAGCTATGCCTGCACCAGATGCTCCTAGTCCTTCTCCTGACACTATAACCATAGTGTTTCCTCGAAGCAGCGGGTCTTTTCCCGCGTTAACCACTGCAAAGAAGAGGATACCTCCATTGATCCCTCCTTCTCTTCCTCCAACAGCTGAGTACAACAACAATACAAGCTCTGACCCTCCAaggcaatttgaagaagaaacaaaagggTCTACTGCTGTTTGGTTGTATGTTGTTATCGGCGTTGCTGCTTTTGTAGCGGTGCTGATAGTAATAGGGGTTATATTCTTCTGCCGGAAAAGAGCTGTCAAGAGTATAGGTCCATGGAAAACTGGTTTAAGTGGACAGTTGCAGAAAGCTTTTGTTACTG GTGTACCGAAGCTAAACCGGTCTGAACTAGAAACAGCTTGTGAAGATTTCAGTAATATTATTGAAGCATTTGATGGGTACACTGTCTATAAAGGAACATTGTCAAGTGGTGTTGAGATTGCTGTTGCTTCAACCGCTGTTTTGGAAACTAGAGAATGGACAAGAGCTATGGAAATGACTTACCGCAGAAAG ATTGATACAATGTCAAGAGTCAACCACAAGAACTTTGTGAATCTAATTGGATACTGTGAAGAAGCTGAACCATTTAATAGGATGATGGTTTTTGAATATGCTCCAAATGGAACTCTTTTCGAACATTTGCACG ACAAGGAAATGGAGCATCTTGATTGGAGCGCGAGGATGAGGATAATAATGGGAACTGCTTATTGTCTGCAATATATGCACGAGCTTAATCCGCCGATCGCGCATTCTAAATTAGTCTCATCAAGAATCTACTTAACCGATGATTACGCAGCCAAG GTCGGAGAGGTTGCTTTCAGCTCACAAACAGGGCTAAAATCGAGAAAACCGATGAGTGGTGATTTAGATCAATCTTCATTGCCATTACCAGCTGAACCAGAGACTAATGTCTATAGCTTTGGAGTATTAATGCTTGAGATTATATCCGGAAGGCTCTCCGAATCAGATGAAGAAGGATCAATTCTGAAATGG GCATCAAAGTATCTGGAGAGTGATCATTTGAAAGATATGATTGATCCTACATTAACAACGTTTAAAGAAGAGGACCTTGAAGTGATCTGTGATGTGGCAAGGCATTGTCTGAGAAATGACCAAAGTCAACGACCAACGATGAAAGATGTTGTTGAACAACTGAAACAAGTAATCAACATTTCTCCAGAACAAGCTACACCGAGACTCTCTCCTCTTTGGTGGGCAGAACTTGAGATCTTATCCTCTGAAGCTACTTAA
- the LOC106382448 gene encoding protein DELAY OF GERMINATION 1-like, translated as MEDKGKNIEQAQQSCYLGWMSLQSQRVLDLKQALAQRRSHEGTADAAADDKKLRELTQKIIGDFKDYARKRADLSHRCSSSYYAPSWNTPLENALIWMGGCRPSSFFRLVYALCGSQTEIRVTQFLRNIDGYDASGSGGASLSDLTAEQLAKINVLHVKIIDEEEKMTKKVSSLQEDAADIPISTVAYAEEHVGEPNLAVDQALDKQEEAMATLLAEANNLRVYTLSKIIEVLAPMQAADFLLAGKKLHLSMHAWGALRDRRRRECIIDAADDAGGKEGK; from the exons atggaggaCAAAGGGAAAAACATCGAACAAGCTCAACAAAGTTGTTACCTAGGGTGGATGAGTTTACAATCCCAACGTGTCCTTGACCTTAAACAAGCCTTAGCTCAACGACGATCTCACGAAGGCACAGCCGACGCTGCCGCGGATGATAAGAAACTCCGTGAATTAACACAAAAGATCATTGGAGACTTCAAAGATTACGCCCGAAAAAGAGCCGATCTTTCACACCGATGTAGCTCGAGCTATTATGCGCCGTCGTGGAACACTCCTTTGGAGAACGCTCTCATTTGGATGGGTGGCTGCAGACCATCTTCTTTCTTTAGGCTTGTTTATGCTCTGTGTGGGTCCCAAACTGAGATCCGTGTGACTCAGTTTCTCCGCAACATCGATGGTTACGATGCTTCAG GTAGTGGTGGCGCATCGCTCAGCGATCTAACGGCGGAGCAGCTGGCGAAGATCAACGTCTTGCATGTGAAGATCATAGACGAAGAAGAGAAGATGACCAAGAAAGTCTCCAGTCTGCAGGAAGACGCGGCTGATATTCCTATCTCCACCGTGGCTTACGCGGAGGAGCACGTTGGAGAGCCTAACTTGGCGGTAGATCAAGCTCTCGACAAGCAAGAAGAAGCTATGGCCACTTTATTAGCCGAGGCCAATAATCTGAGGGTATATACTTTGAGTAAGATCATAGAGGTTCTGGCGCCGATGCAAGCCGCGGATTTTTTGCTGGCCGGGAAAAAACTTCATCTTTCAATGCATGCGTGGGGAGCGCTAAGGGATCGCCGCCGTCGTGAATGTATAATAGACGCCGCAGATGATGCCGGAGGGAAGGAGGGGAAGTAG